The DNA window AAATAGTTTTTGAATTTGCAAGCTAGTTAGTACACTGTTGGTTATAGCTAATCAACCTAGTTAGAACCGATCAATTCACCTTTCCTTAATTATAGGGAAAAATAGTGCAGGATTTCATATTCATTCATTTTTCATTCCAATGGAAATtacttcaaaatttaaattttgacagTTCTATTGCAAAATCGATAACTTAAGATTCCCAAATCTTACAGTTACAAACAAAGCTTTAAGCAAGACTAACTCTATAAATGTGGAAGGATGAGTccaaaacatataaaataaaaaaagctTACAATCAATTTCAGGTAAACCGAAATGTTAGGAGCAATGCAAGCAGCTgattcaagaaatttttttttaccaaaaaagAACTCATAGAAACAATTGCATACCATTGGAGGAAGAATTTCCATTAAATATCGTAACCGGATTGGATAAGCTCAACTCCTTGATCTCTTTAGCTAATAATCGAACCTGAAGGAAAGGCCATGTTATTAGAAAACGAAGAGATGATTTATTAAGCTTCTCACAAAACTCTTTAAATCTTAGTTCAATTCAAAGCAGCCGACTTGATCACATGTAGATGATAAACCAAAGAAAGACCCTGGGTACCAGATTGAATATCCATATGCAtgtaagaagtttaaagaaataaaagtaAAGACTCTTTTTCACCAGTGTTATGGCATATAtggaaaattaaatcaaactGACTTTTCCAATTCGTAGGGAGCAGCAGAACATACCTCCACTGCTCCACACATATAGAAACTTACAAACTGATAAACATTCTATTTCTGAGCTACAGCACATGCTTCTCCTTATTTAATCATAGAGAAACTTACAAAGCTAATTAGTCCAACTGTAATCATGATCTCTGTTTGGCTTGTAAAATCATATGGAACTCAGTATCTCACACAGAAATGGAGTGGGATCATGACCCACAAGTGGTATCAATCATAGCAGGACTGTGACTAGGATCACAGTATCCTACCAATCCACATAAATCAAAAGTTTCGTGTTTTACAACAACAGAAACAAATCAAACTACACTTACTGCTGAAAGACCGacaacagaaaaaaaaaaaaaaaatatatatatatatatatatatatacggcATCATGACCCACAAGTGGGATCAATCATAGCAGGACTATGACTAGGATCGCAATATCCTACCAATccacataaataaaaaatttcgtgTTTTACTACAACAGAAACAAATCAAACTACACTTGCTGCTGAAAGACCCACaacagaaagaaaaaaaattatatatatagggCGGGATCATGACCCACAAGTGGGATCAATCATAGCGGAACTGCGACTAGGATCGCAGTATCCTACCAATCCACATAAAtgaaaagtttcatgttttacTACAACAGCAACAAAACAAAACTACACTTACTGCTGACAGAATTATGACATTTTTTTATCTGGATCAGCAGATGTTAATGACGAGTAAAACCCATGTGAACccagaatttatttatttgagacCGAAAGTAAATTTTCCAATTTATTAAGGTTATATATCCAGGTACAGTAAGACTGCTAACAAGAAACTGATACTGGTAAATCAAATAAAAGATTTACTCCGTACTTGGGTGGCTAGGAGAGCTGCATCATACTTTCCAGGTAATTTTTCAGCTTCATTTAATCTTTGTATCAACTCTTGAATCTGCGAAATTATATCAGACAAATGCCCACTCCTCAAGATGATAGATCCAGTTAAACCTGTTCAAACCCAAATATTTCAAGTAACTTGTTGGTTAATTTTTAGTTGTCAAGAAGTTGATGGATACTATAATACATCCAATGCCAATCAAGTATCAGAGTAAATGGACTATGCTGCAGATCACTTCTTTCAGATGGAAAATGCTAATTCTTCCGAGTTATACACAAATTTTTAATTACTATAAATTAAGTTAATACTTCCACACATATAATAGCCATGATAGCATTGACAAGGTGAAGTTTAGGATTATTAAGATGAAACAAAGCTCAGAGAGACATATGAAAGGTCCAAAACAACAGCCACCAATGAGGTATATAGTTTTTAACTTGAAACAAAAAATCACTAATCACTAGGGCTAAGTAATAAcacaaattaagaaaatgaaaaatttccACATGTGGAAACAATGTGATTGTTTGAAATCCTACTTCACTAAGGTCATACTCTTTTCAATAATAGTCCCAGTTTCCACGAAATAAAATAGGACTACACATCACCCATTAGAGTTGAACCACCCAACCCCTTCATTTGAATATACGGAGAGAATCAGAATAGACAGCTATATGCTACAAAAGGCATTGAAATGAAAAGCACACCCATAGACTTGGCATAGGCATATTTCCTGTAAACCATAGAAATAGTCTACCGAAGCTTGCGCGACAATAAAGAAACGAAAAACACCATCATTTGAGCATTTGGGTTGCGGAAGCGAACACCATCCTTTTATTGAATTGTGAACAGACATCTTTTATTGAATTGTGAAAAGACCGTTGGGAGCATTTAAAGCAGGAGGAAAGAAGAAAGGTTAGCACTTGAGTTATTGAACATTACAAAATCCTCTGCCAGAAGTTGCTTTGACTTCGAAAATCAGGAAACAATGATTAATAAGTTCCCTGTCGATTATTTAGGTCCAAAATAAAAGCAGTAGAAATGACTTCGGATCCATATACGCCCAAACTTCAGCACAAGGAAAGAAATAAACACCAAACCAAAATTTAAACTTCAGGAACCAATCATTTCAATGCGTAGAAAAATAACCTAATCTATTTCAAGTTCCCGTAAAACTCAACTAAATCTGGCGACTTAATCcaaaaaacaataacaacaaggTCGATCCATCGTTAATCAAACAAAAAGCTAGACGTAGATGGATTAAAAGTAACCTGCGCCGACGATGACGAGGACTTTGGAGGCGGCAACGCCGGTTTGCATCGCCATGGCTAGGTTTAGACCTTTTCACCCTTATGTTGATTGATGTCTCAAAATTGAATATaattaacatttttcctttttctactTTAGTGATTGTCAAAAGACGGTACTGAATCCCTAATTTTGTCGTTCTTCCATTAATTTTTTGATTCAAAGTCAAAAACTTTCACATGTTACTCCTCGGTACAAATCGACTGAAAATCGCTTAAAacagtatttttttaaaaaaattatatattacatTAAACCACAGCCGATTTTTAGTTGTTTATGCAACAAATTTGTTTAACAACACTGGTACCCCAAGGATGGGCCCACTATCCCCGACATATTTCTAGTCTAAATTGAAGACAGACCCATCAAGGCCCATTTTTGGGGAGCAGAGCGCCGGTACCCAAGAGAAGAAGTCCTTTTTCACTAGCCATCTTGAAAGAAGGCCTTCCTCCAAATTTCCGACAGTCAAGCGTGTGAGAGTATGACGGACATACTGACCCCGaagaacacttggggagatttgagaatgcggctttGTTTCATCAGTATTCGGAAGGAGTCAGATAtagggtgtttctgggcacgttggtgaggtcagcccagcaatggtttaataccctgcagcccaactccatacagTATTTCGAGGATTTTTCTACAGCTTTCTTGCATCTATTTGCTAGCATCAAGAGgcaccaaaaaaattatttgagcatgTTCATGATGAAACAACGAGAGTctgaaactttgcgagaattttTTCAGCGTTTCAACAGCgcagcgctggaaataccagcggctactcctgacatcatgataagtgcttTTACCCAAGGgctggggggggggggggggggagaatTTTTCAAGTCTCTGGTCAAGAAACCTCCGTCGAGCTATGATGATTTTTTGGCTCGGACGGAGAAGTATGTGAATCTAGAGGACGCCCAGCGGCACAAGAGGATGGAACAGCGGCCAGGGGGAGGAAGAATTGAGGGAGCGGAGAAAGGAGCAAGAAAGAGGGGTGCAGGTGAAAGGGAGGAGGAAAGAACTAGAGGTAGAGGACAATTTTCCTCACATGTTCCTCTGAATAGGAATCGAGATAAAGTGATGGAGGTGAGAGAATCAGGGAAGAGGGGGGAGAAGTCGCAGAGAATGGAGAGCAGTGCTAGGTTTCCGCCGATGGGTAGGCAAGAAGGGTCCTCATCCGGGAGTGAGCCGAGATCTTGCCCTTCCCCTAGGCGAGGTCGAGGCCCTCCGTGGATAAAACAAAGGGTTGGAGAGCAGAGGAGGGAAAGTCGAGGTCAGGATATGCCTCGGGAGCCcgtcgaaccgaggaggggaGCGAATGAGGACAACCACCCTACGAGGGGAATGATTCATTTGATCTCgaggggtgctactgatggagattCCAGGCGAGCTCGGAAAGCGCATGGAAGAAGGTTGGAAAACTTTGAAATATCTAGGGATGTAGACCTATCCCAGGATCCTGTCATCAGTTTTGGGCTGGAGgacctccgaggcgttgtgGCTCCGCATAACGATGCGTTAgtggtgacggccaccattgctaattatgatgtggcacaaatctttattgataatggaagctctgtgaatatcttgttcaagagcactcTGGACCAGATGAAGGTGGAAGGATTCGAGTTTGAGTCGATCTCTACTCCTCTTTATGGGTTCGCAGGACATGCCATTCCGTCATTGGGTCAGATTGTATTTCCTCTATCTTTAGGACATGAACCTCGTCGAGTAACAAAAATGACAACATTTACCGTGGTGGACACCCCATCAGCGTACAATGGAATTCAGGGGCGACCAGCCCTAAAAGATTTCAGAGCGGTAGCGTccacttatcatcagaagctgAAGTTTCCTGTGGGTAAGGGGGTTGGAGTCTTGTGCGGGGACCAGAAAGTTGCATGTCGGTGTTATCAAGGAATAGTAAAAAAAGAGGGAAAGAGGGCATGTGTGGAGGTTAATATGATCATAAGGGGAAGGAGCGGGTTGCCGTGGTGAGGAGGGAGGTTCAGGAGGTGATGGATGAAGAGCCGGAAGTCATAGCGCTGAGACCCGAAAAGAAGATGCTCAGAATAGCCCCTGACCTTGACCCAAGGGTTAGGGAGGAACTCATTACTTGCTTACAGACCAATCTCAGCGTGTTCACTTGGTCAGCTCAAGAACTCACCGGGATGACCCCGGATGTGGCGGAGCATCGGTTGAACATCTTGCC is part of the Primulina tabacum isolate GXHZ01 chromosome 18, ASM2559414v2, whole genome shotgun sequence genome and encodes:
- the LOC142532358 gene encoding uncharacterized protein LOC142532358, with the protein product MKQRESETLREFFQRFNSAALEIPAATPDIMISAFTQGLGGGGGGEFFKSLVKKPPSSYDDFLARTEKYVNLEDAQRHKRMEQRPGGGRIEGAEKGARKRGAGEREEERTRGRGQFSSHVPLNRNRDKVMEVRESGKRGEKSQRMESSARFPPMGRQEGSSSGSEPRSCPSPRRGRGPPWIKQRVGEQRRESRGQDMPREPVEPRRGANEDNHPTRGMIHLISRGATDGDSRRARKAHGRRLENFEISRDVDLSQDPVISFGLEDLRGVVAPHNDALVSTLDQMKVEGFEFESISTPLYGFAGHAIPSLGQIVFPLSLGHEPRRVTKMTTFTVVDTPSAYNGIQGRPALKDFRAVASTYHQKLKFPVGKGVGVLCGDQKVACRCYQGIVKKEGKRACVEVNMIIRGRSGLPW